The following are encoded in a window of Dromaius novaehollandiae isolate bDroNov1 chromosome 11, bDroNov1.hap1, whole genome shotgun sequence genomic DNA:
- the SLITRK4 gene encoding SLIT and NTRK-like protein 4 isoform X1: MDSSLYLCDRFTTYLLKLDSLSLFRSLRLLADHKKMFLWLFLVLSSPVSSTTADADLSVEICNVCSCVSVENVLYVNCEKVAVYRPNQLKPPWSNFYHLNFQNNLLIVLYPNTFLNFTHAVSLQLGNNKLQNIEGGAFLGLSALKQLHLNNNELKILRADTFLGIENLEYLQADYNLIKFIERGAFNKLHKLKVLILNDNLISFLPDNIFRFASLTHLDIRGNRIQKLPYIGVLEHIGRIVELQLEDNPWNCTCDLLPLKAWLENMPYNIYIGEAICETPSDLYGRLLKETNKQELCSMGTGSDFDVRILPPSQLEPGYSTPNGHTTQTSMHRLVTKPPKTTNPSKISGIVAGKALSNRNLSQIVSYQTRVPPLTPCPVPCVCKTHPSDLGLSVNCQERNIESMAELIPKPSNAKKLHVNGNYIKDVYTTDFTEFEGLDLLHLGSNRISVIKGEVFRNLTNLRRLYLNGNQIERLSPEMFAGLHNLQYLYLEYNVIKEILAGTFDLMPNLQLLYLNNNLLRSLPAYIFAGAPLARLNLRNNHFMYLPVSGVLDQLKSLTQIDLEGNPWDCTCDLVALKLWLEKLNEGIVVKELKCETPVQFANIELKSLKNEILCPKLLNKPSALFSSPVPAVTFTTPLGPVRSPPGGPVPLSILILSILVVLILTVFVAFCLLVFVLRRNKKPTVKHEGIGNQECSSMQLQLRKHDHKSNKKDGLGAEAFIPQTIEQMSKSHTCGLKESETGFTFADPPGQKVILRNINDKEKDLLHVDTRKRLSTIDELDELFPGRDSNVFIQNFLESKKEYNSIGVSGFEIRYPEKQQDKKNKKSLIGGNHSKIVVEQRKSEYFELKAKLQGSPDYLQVLEEQTALNKI, from the exons ATGGACAGTTCATTGTATCTCTGTGATCGATTTACCACCTATTTACTTAAACTAG aTTCTTTATCTTTGTTCAGGAGCCTAAGGTTGCTTGCTGATCACAAGAAGATGTTTCTGTGGCTCTTTCTGGTTCTGTCATCTCCAGTTTCTTCTACAACTGCAGATGCTGATTTATCTGTGGAAATTTGCAATGTTTGCTCCTGTGTGTCAGTTGAGAATGTACTCTATGTCAACTGTGAGAAGGTTGCAGTCTACAGACCAAATCAGCTTAAACCACCATGGTCTAATTTTTACCACCTCAACTTTCAAAACAACCTGCTAATTGTTCTATATCCAAATACCTTTCTTAATTTTACACACGCGGTGTCCTTGCAACTGGGTAATAATAAATTACAGAACATTGAGGGAGGAGCATTCCTGGGTCTTAGTGCATTAAAGCAGTTGCACTTGAACAACAATGAATTAAAGATTCTCCGAGCTGATACCTTCCTTGGCATAGAGAACTTGGAGTATCTCCAAGCTGACTACAATTTAATCAAGTTTATTGAACGGGGAGCCTTCAATAAGCTTCACAAGCTGAAAGTCCTCATCCTTAATGACAATCTGATTTCATTCCTTCCTGATAATATTTTTCGATTTGCTTCTCTAACCCATCTGGATATACGAGGTAATCGAATACAGAAGCTTCCATACATTGGGGTTCTGGAACACATTGGGCGAATTGTTGAATTGCAGCTGGAAGACAACCCTTGGAATTGTACTTGTGATTTGTTGCCTTTGAAAGCGTGGCTGGAGAACATGCCCTATAACATCTACATTGGCGAAGCTATCTGTGAGACACCCAGTGACTTGTATGGAAGGCTGCTGAAAGAAACCAACAAGCAAGAGCTGTGCTCCATGGGGACGGGGAGCGACTTTGACGTGCGCATTCTGCCTCCCTCGCAGCTAGAGCCGGGTTACAGCACGCCTAATGGCCACACTACGCAGACATCAATGCACAGATTAGTCACAAAGCCTCCGAAAACTACAAATCCTTCAAAGATCTCGGGGATAGTAGCAGGCAAAGCACTATCCAATCGCAATCTCAGTCAAATCGTCTCTTATCAGACCAGGGTGCCTCCTTTAACGCCTTGTCCAGTCCCCTGTGTTTGCAAAACACATCCTTCTGACCTGGGATTAAGTGTAAATTGCCAAGAAAGAAATATAGAATCAATGGCCGAACTCATACCAAAACCCTCAAATGCCAAGAAACTGCACGTAAATGGCAATTACATTAAGGATGTATACACCACAGACTTCACTGAGTTCGAGGGGCTGGATTTACTACATTTAGGCAGTAATCGGATTTCAGTAATCAAAGGAGAAGTTTTCCGCAACCTTACGAATTTACGGAGATTGTATCTCAATGGCAATCAGATAGAGCGTCTGAGCCCAGAAATGTTTGCTGGCCTCCACAATTTGCAGTATCTGTATTTGGAATACAATGTTATCAAAGAAATCTTAGCAGGCACTTTTGACTTAATGCCAAATTTGCAGTTGCTCTACCTGAACAATAATCTTCTACGCAGCTTGCCAGCATACATTTTTGCTGGTGCACCGCTTGCTAGACTGAATCTGAGGAACAATCATTTCATGTATTTACCTGTAAGTGGCGTTCTTGATCAGCTAAAATCTTTGACACAAATTGATTTGGAAGGTAATCCATGGGACTGCACGTGTGATTTAGTTGCTTTAAAACTGTGGCTTGAAAAACTAAACGAAGGTATTGTGGTGAAGGAATTGAAATGTGAAACACCTGTACAGTTTGCTAACATTGAACTTAAGTCTCTGAAAAATGAGATCCTCTGTCCTAAACTCTTAAACAAGCCATCTGCTCTGTTCTCTAGTCCTGTGCCTGCTGTCACTTTTACAACACCGCTGGGACCAGTTCGGAGTCCTCCTGGGGGCCCAGTCCCATTGTCCATCCTCATCTTAAGCATATTAGTTGTGCTTATTTTAACAGTGTTTGTTGCTTTTTGTCTTCTTGTTTTTGTGCTTCGGCGCAACAAAAAACCAACTGTAAAGCACGAAGGGATTGGAAATCAAGAATGCAGTTCTATGCAACTGCAGCTAAGAAAGCACGATCACAAATCGAACAAAAAAGACGGACTGGGTGCAGAGGCCTTCATTCCTCAAACCATCGAGCAGATGAGCAAAAGTCATACCTGTGGCTTAAAGGAATCTGAAACGGGCTTCACGTTTGCTGATCCACCAGGGCAAAAAGTCATTCTGAGAAATATTAATGACAAAGAGAAAGATTTATTGCATGTGGATACCAGAAAAAGACTTAGCACAATTGATGAACTGGATGAATTATTCCCTGGGAGGGATTCCAATGTATTTATTCAGAATTTTCTTGAAAGTAAAAAAGAATACAACAGTATAGGGGTCAGTGGCTTTGAAATACGTTACCCAGAGAAacaacaagacaaaaaaaacaagaaatctctAATAGGTGGTAATCATAGTAAAATTGTAGTAGAACAAAGAAAGAGTGAATATTTTGAACTGAAAGCTAAACTTCAAGGTTCACCTGACTACCTGCAAGTCCTTGAAGAACAAACAGCTTTGAATAAAATATAG
- the SLITRK4 gene encoding SLIT and NTRK-like protein 4 isoform X2: MFLWLFLVLSSPVSSTTADADLSVEICNVCSCVSVENVLYVNCEKVAVYRPNQLKPPWSNFYHLNFQNNLLIVLYPNTFLNFTHAVSLQLGNNKLQNIEGGAFLGLSALKQLHLNNNELKILRADTFLGIENLEYLQADYNLIKFIERGAFNKLHKLKVLILNDNLISFLPDNIFRFASLTHLDIRGNRIQKLPYIGVLEHIGRIVELQLEDNPWNCTCDLLPLKAWLENMPYNIYIGEAICETPSDLYGRLLKETNKQELCSMGTGSDFDVRILPPSQLEPGYSTPNGHTTQTSMHRLVTKPPKTTNPSKISGIVAGKALSNRNLSQIVSYQTRVPPLTPCPVPCVCKTHPSDLGLSVNCQERNIESMAELIPKPSNAKKLHVNGNYIKDVYTTDFTEFEGLDLLHLGSNRISVIKGEVFRNLTNLRRLYLNGNQIERLSPEMFAGLHNLQYLYLEYNVIKEILAGTFDLMPNLQLLYLNNNLLRSLPAYIFAGAPLARLNLRNNHFMYLPVSGVLDQLKSLTQIDLEGNPWDCTCDLVALKLWLEKLNEGIVVKELKCETPVQFANIELKSLKNEILCPKLLNKPSALFSSPVPAVTFTTPLGPVRSPPGGPVPLSILILSILVVLILTVFVAFCLLVFVLRRNKKPTVKHEGIGNQECSSMQLQLRKHDHKSNKKDGLGAEAFIPQTIEQMSKSHTCGLKESETGFTFADPPGQKVILRNINDKEKDLLHVDTRKRLSTIDELDELFPGRDSNVFIQNFLESKKEYNSIGVSGFEIRYPEKQQDKKNKKSLIGGNHSKIVVEQRKSEYFELKAKLQGSPDYLQVLEEQTALNKI; the protein is encoded by the coding sequence ATGTTTCTGTGGCTCTTTCTGGTTCTGTCATCTCCAGTTTCTTCTACAACTGCAGATGCTGATTTATCTGTGGAAATTTGCAATGTTTGCTCCTGTGTGTCAGTTGAGAATGTACTCTATGTCAACTGTGAGAAGGTTGCAGTCTACAGACCAAATCAGCTTAAACCACCATGGTCTAATTTTTACCACCTCAACTTTCAAAACAACCTGCTAATTGTTCTATATCCAAATACCTTTCTTAATTTTACACACGCGGTGTCCTTGCAACTGGGTAATAATAAATTACAGAACATTGAGGGAGGAGCATTCCTGGGTCTTAGTGCATTAAAGCAGTTGCACTTGAACAACAATGAATTAAAGATTCTCCGAGCTGATACCTTCCTTGGCATAGAGAACTTGGAGTATCTCCAAGCTGACTACAATTTAATCAAGTTTATTGAACGGGGAGCCTTCAATAAGCTTCACAAGCTGAAAGTCCTCATCCTTAATGACAATCTGATTTCATTCCTTCCTGATAATATTTTTCGATTTGCTTCTCTAACCCATCTGGATATACGAGGTAATCGAATACAGAAGCTTCCATACATTGGGGTTCTGGAACACATTGGGCGAATTGTTGAATTGCAGCTGGAAGACAACCCTTGGAATTGTACTTGTGATTTGTTGCCTTTGAAAGCGTGGCTGGAGAACATGCCCTATAACATCTACATTGGCGAAGCTATCTGTGAGACACCCAGTGACTTGTATGGAAGGCTGCTGAAAGAAACCAACAAGCAAGAGCTGTGCTCCATGGGGACGGGGAGCGACTTTGACGTGCGCATTCTGCCTCCCTCGCAGCTAGAGCCGGGTTACAGCACGCCTAATGGCCACACTACGCAGACATCAATGCACAGATTAGTCACAAAGCCTCCGAAAACTACAAATCCTTCAAAGATCTCGGGGATAGTAGCAGGCAAAGCACTATCCAATCGCAATCTCAGTCAAATCGTCTCTTATCAGACCAGGGTGCCTCCTTTAACGCCTTGTCCAGTCCCCTGTGTTTGCAAAACACATCCTTCTGACCTGGGATTAAGTGTAAATTGCCAAGAAAGAAATATAGAATCAATGGCCGAACTCATACCAAAACCCTCAAATGCCAAGAAACTGCACGTAAATGGCAATTACATTAAGGATGTATACACCACAGACTTCACTGAGTTCGAGGGGCTGGATTTACTACATTTAGGCAGTAATCGGATTTCAGTAATCAAAGGAGAAGTTTTCCGCAACCTTACGAATTTACGGAGATTGTATCTCAATGGCAATCAGATAGAGCGTCTGAGCCCAGAAATGTTTGCTGGCCTCCACAATTTGCAGTATCTGTATTTGGAATACAATGTTATCAAAGAAATCTTAGCAGGCACTTTTGACTTAATGCCAAATTTGCAGTTGCTCTACCTGAACAATAATCTTCTACGCAGCTTGCCAGCATACATTTTTGCTGGTGCACCGCTTGCTAGACTGAATCTGAGGAACAATCATTTCATGTATTTACCTGTAAGTGGCGTTCTTGATCAGCTAAAATCTTTGACACAAATTGATTTGGAAGGTAATCCATGGGACTGCACGTGTGATTTAGTTGCTTTAAAACTGTGGCTTGAAAAACTAAACGAAGGTATTGTGGTGAAGGAATTGAAATGTGAAACACCTGTACAGTTTGCTAACATTGAACTTAAGTCTCTGAAAAATGAGATCCTCTGTCCTAAACTCTTAAACAAGCCATCTGCTCTGTTCTCTAGTCCTGTGCCTGCTGTCACTTTTACAACACCGCTGGGACCAGTTCGGAGTCCTCCTGGGGGCCCAGTCCCATTGTCCATCCTCATCTTAAGCATATTAGTTGTGCTTATTTTAACAGTGTTTGTTGCTTTTTGTCTTCTTGTTTTTGTGCTTCGGCGCAACAAAAAACCAACTGTAAAGCACGAAGGGATTGGAAATCAAGAATGCAGTTCTATGCAACTGCAGCTAAGAAAGCACGATCACAAATCGAACAAAAAAGACGGACTGGGTGCAGAGGCCTTCATTCCTCAAACCATCGAGCAGATGAGCAAAAGTCATACCTGTGGCTTAAAGGAATCTGAAACGGGCTTCACGTTTGCTGATCCACCAGGGCAAAAAGTCATTCTGAGAAATATTAATGACAAAGAGAAAGATTTATTGCATGTGGATACCAGAAAAAGACTTAGCACAATTGATGAACTGGATGAATTATTCCCTGGGAGGGATTCCAATGTATTTATTCAGAATTTTCTTGAAAGTAAAAAAGAATACAACAGTATAGGGGTCAGTGGCTTTGAAATACGTTACCCAGAGAAacaacaagacaaaaaaaacaagaaatctctAATAGGTGGTAATCATAGTAAAATTGTAGTAGAACAAAGAAAGAGTGAATATTTTGAACTGAAAGCTAAACTTCAAGGTTCACCTGACTACCTGCAAGTCCTTGAAGAACAAACAGCTTTGAATAAAATATAG